The segment CTTAGAGCATGTTTAGTTGTGATCTTGTTATTCTTGTTACTATGGGGGGAATCTCTTTATCGCACTGCATACATAATTTCGCATGTTGTACCTGGGGTGCCCAAGTGGTTTGAGCTGGGCAAATATGATATTCAGTTTGACGAATTCGAATTTAAACGACAGATTGGAACCAATGATCTTAATAAAGTCGATTACACAACACAGATGGTTGACATCCACCGACCTAAAGGTCCTCAGAAATCATCATTCGTTATACTGTTTCCCGGATTTACAGATAAAGGATCAAAGGACCCTAAACTCGTTAATTTCGCAGAGGCATTAGCCGCAGCAGGTATTGGAGTTGTCATTCCTCAATCTTTTACAATCCGCAACAGCGTTTTTACAACAAATGACATTGATCGTATAAAGCACACTTTCACATTTTTACAAGGTGAAACCTATGTAGCAAAAAAAAGGATAGGAATAATTGGTTTTTCTGTAGCGGGTTCTTATGTTCTCAGAGCTACATCTTCGCTCGGAAGTGAACCTCTTTTTATTCTCTCATTAGGAGCCTACTATAGTCTGAGTGACCTCATTGTCTCTATTGTTACTGAAAAAGCGGTCTATGACGGTCATGAACGAAGTTGGAAACCAAATCCATTCCCAAAAAAACTTTTGCGAGACTATCTGAATAAGCAAATTGGCACCGAGAAGGCAGAAGAAGTCTTTACAGATAATGGAATTACCCTTGAGGAATTGAGTCGGGATAATAAGAAATTTACAGAAAAACTTGATGAACTTTCCCCGTATCCAATCTTATCGGAAATAAAAACCACTGTATTCTTAATGCATGACAAAAACGACGGTAACACACCGGTTGAAGATGCCCGAAAAATTCGTGATGCTTTGCCAGAGAATATTCCGGTTTACTACACGGAACTATCGATAATGAATCACATAACACCAAATACATTTCTAAGTTTCGATTTCATAAAGTTATTCCGGCATGTTTTAAGTATTGTGAGGTTGCTTGTCTAATACGAAATAACACCCCCATCTTTATTCTTCCCCCGTCAAGGGGGAAGAGAAATGTTAGGAGCAAATCGGTAATATAGGTTACAACGGCGTACCATAATAATCTTGGCAGGATAGTTTAGTCCCAGACAGACCATAGATTTCGAAAAGAGATGTATAAAAAAACATGACTGACCCCGAACAATCTCCGAAACAATAACGAAAGGTGATCAACTCATGGGTAATGTATGATTGGGCTAATTCTGCGTTTGCCACAACTGTTATGGCCGCAATTCTTCCGGTCTATTACAGTAAGGTCGCCGGAGCAATACTATTGAGCAGAGTCGATGTTAAGCGAGGCATACATAGAGCCCGGGAGGAAGATATGAATGCAAAGATTTTATTGAGTGAGAATTGAATATCTGTCAAACAACATCAAACTTAAATTTATAACATCGAAAGGGGTTGATACTAAAGCAATCATGATGATATAATGGAAAACAAGGAGGAGTTAAGATGAACAATCCAAATAGCTTGGCGAAACGGCTTCAGGCCAATGAAATCATATTAATTGCATTAATAGCCCTATCTGCCATCGGGATCGGCGTAACCGACTTCTCCCCTAAATATGGTTTTTGGTATTGGATGGCCATGGTGCCCATATTCGGGGGCTTCAGCTTATACACCGGGTGGTCGAGGGCGACGCACCAAGGTATAGGTGTCTCGACGGTAATACGAACCCAATTGCTTCACTGGATTGGTTTACTGATCGCTATAGTCCTGGTTTTCTTCCTTCTCAGATCAGGAAGGATTAACAACATTGATGCTGGACTTGTCGCACTGTTGATGTTTGCTTTTGCGACTTTCTTAGCGGGGGTTCACTTCGATTGGAGATACATGGTGGTGGGCATAATCCTTGGAGCGGCTGTGGTCGGTGCGGCTTTGGTACAAGAGTTCATCTGGATGATAATGATTCCCATTGTTGCAGGCGTAATACTTGCGATTATCTGGTGGTGGAGAACAAAAGAGAGGGTCGAGGAGATTTAATTTATCAAGATAACCATGATACACTAGCACCTAGCTTCTATCGGATATTATCAGCACTAATTTCCCTGATAGTATTTGATGAAACTCTCTGCAGCAAGCTGCAGGGTATCATAATAGAAACTGAAGGGCTCAGACGTCATTGCGAGGAGCAAAGCGACGAAGCAATCTAGAAATGAGATTGCTTCACTCCGTTCGCAGCAACTGTGTTAAAAGTCAACTCTTTTTTTATAAATAAAAAAACAAATTTGTATAAGGTAGTCTGAAATAATTTTTAGCTCACACATGGCTGATAGCACTCTCTTTTAGACAACATTGCATTGAGCATCCTTAGTAACTTATGCATACACGCTGTTATTGCCACCTTCTTTTTCTTTCCTCTCTCCAATAGTCGTTTGTATAAAGCCCTTATTCTTGGATCATGTCTTATAGCTGATAACGCTGCCATATATAGAGCGGCTCTTACTTCACTGCGTCCCCCCTTTATCCTCTGCTGCCCCTTGAATCTACCGCTTTCATTCTTAAACGGTGCTACCCCAACCAATGCCGCTATCTTCTTACGATTGATCTTCCCAAGCTCAGGTAAATTCGCCAATAATACCGATGATGTCTTCTCCCCTATCCCCTTCGCACTCTCCAATATCTCCTGATTCTCCCTCCACTCCCGCTTCTTTCTTACAACCTCCCGAATCTGCTTCTCTAGTCTCTCTATCTCCTCACTTAGATTCTTTATCATCTTCTCACAGCTCTGTCTTATGGCCTCAAAAACTCCAGGCTGTCCTAACCGCGCCTTCTCAGCTCCCCGCATCACCACCAACTGCCTCCTCCTACTACTAAGCTGCTGTAATAACTCCTGTTCCTCTAAGGGTTCTGTCATCGGTTTTATCTTCTTACTATAAACCTCTGCATAATCCGCTATCACAGATGCATCTAGCTTATCACTCTTTGCCAACTGCCCACTTGCCCTACCATGATGATGAATCTTATAAGCGTGTTCCCTGCTCACTCTCACTCCCCTACTGATTAATGCATTCAACACCCCGAGCTCACATCCCCCGGTAGGCTCTAGTACTACCAATTCCGGATTCATAACCTCCAACTTATCGCATAACTCATCAAAATCTCCATTTGCCTGTGTCCAACTCTCACCACTGGGAATTATACAAATATCTAGCTTATCCTTAGAAACATCAATCCCAACAAAACAACCCCTATCCCCCCTGGCCTTCCTACCCTTTACTTTTGGTACGTTCATCATTATCCTCCTAATATAGACTTGTAACCAACTAAAATCTTTTCGGGTCCTTACTTGTGGATCCAGGCTCTAAAGTGGCCTATACAACTGTTCGGACTAATGAAAAGACGGGGCAAAGCGACTAAGCTGCGAAACGGTCTCATTGGACCAAATGACAGGCAGTCTGCTTTGCCCAAGTTGGTTCACCTGATCAGGATAAACCAACTCATAATTAACATACAAATGACAGGCTAGCGGAAATCTTCCTTCGACCCTTCGGCAAGCTCAGGGCTCAGGACAGGTTAGGTTTCGATTCCTTAGGTTCTATATATGCGGGGTTGGAAAACCCCGCCTATCGTTATTGATGACGGCGTTTAATATGGATAGTCGGGACATTCTTGTCCCGATAGATTTCCACCTCAATGATCTTATGGATAGCCTTGTCCTGAGCCCGTAGTGCTGAGGTTAATCAAAAATTAACTCACATCAACCAAATTTTGGTCAAAGAAATCTTCTATAACTTTTAACACATCTTTTCGTACTTGATCTGAATTTACTTCCAAAACATCTACAATCTCGTCTGTAATTCCAGCCGGTGTATGTTTTCCATCACACAGCTCCCATATAACATCTGCCATCTGATTTAAAACATAGGTTTTCCTTGTTTTTGGATTAAAAAGCAGGA is part of the Thermodesulfobacteriota bacterium genome and harbors:
- a CDS encoding IS110 family transposase, whose amino-acid sequence is MMNVPKVKGRKARGDRGCFVGIDVSKDKLDICIIPSGESWTQANGDFDELCDKLEVMNPELVVLEPTGGCELGVLNALISRGVRVSREHAYKIHHHGRASGQLAKSDKLDASVIADYAEVYSKKIKPMTEPLEEQELLQQLSSRRRQLVVMRGAEKARLGQPGVFEAIRQSCEKMIKNLSEEIERLEKQIREVVRKKREWRENQEILESAKGIGEKTSSVLLANLPELGKINRKKIAALVGVAPFKNESGRFKGQQRIKGGRSEVRAALYMAALSAIRHDPRIRALYKRLLERGKKKKVAITACMHKLLRMLNAMLSKRECYQPCVS
- a CDS encoding PqqD family peptide modification chaperone — encoded protein: MSNVEASKKMKSTNYNLTSQKINRKTEILREEIDEEVLLFNPKTRKTYVLNQMADVIWELCDGKHTPAGITDEIVDVLEVNSDQVRKDVLKVIEDFFDQNLVDVS